Proteins encoded in a region of the Pseudomonas sp. GOM7 genome:
- the purD gene encoding phosphoribosylamine--glycine ligase, translating to MNVLIIGSGGREHALAWKVAQDPRVEKVFVAPGNAGTAVEAKCENVAIDVLAIEQLADFAEKNVQLTIVGPEAPLVKGVVDLFRKRSLDIFGPTAAAAQLEGSKAFTKDFLARHKIPTADYQNFTEIEPALAYLREKGAPIVIKADGLAAGKGVIVAMTLEEAEDAVRDMLAGNAFGEAGSRVVIEEFLDGEEASFIVMVDGENVLPMATSQDHKRVGDGDSGPNTGGMGAYSPAPVVTAAVHQRVMDEVIYPTVRGMASEGNVYTGFLYAGLMIDKSGAPKVIEFNCRFGDPETQPIMCRLESSLVLLVEAALAKALDKVEATWDPRPTVGVVLAAGGYPGDYAKGDVIEGLDEAAQLDGKVFHAGTALKNGQIVTAGGRVLCATAIGASVADAQQQAYRLAEKIRWSGMFHRNDIGYRAIARERGES from the coding sequence ATGAACGTACTGATCATCGGCAGCGGCGGCCGCGAGCACGCCCTGGCCTGGAAAGTGGCGCAGGATCCGCGCGTCGAGAAGGTCTTCGTTGCCCCGGGCAACGCCGGCACCGCGGTAGAAGCCAAGTGCGAGAACGTCGCCATCGACGTGCTGGCCATCGAGCAGCTTGCCGATTTTGCCGAGAAGAACGTGCAACTGACCATCGTCGGCCCGGAAGCACCGCTGGTCAAAGGCGTGGTCGACCTGTTCCGCAAGCGCAGCCTGGATATCTTCGGCCCGACCGCCGCTGCCGCACAATTGGAAGGTTCCAAGGCCTTCACCAAGGATTTCCTGGCCCGGCACAAGATCCCTACCGCCGACTACCAGAACTTCACCGAGATCGAACCGGCGCTAGCCTACCTGCGCGAGAAGGGTGCACCGATCGTGATCAAGGCCGACGGCCTGGCCGCTGGTAAAGGTGTGATCGTCGCCATGACGCTCGAAGAAGCCGAGGACGCCGTGCGCGACATGCTCGCCGGTAACGCCTTCGGTGAAGCCGGCTCGCGTGTGGTGATCGAGGAGTTTCTCGATGGCGAAGAGGCCAGCTTTATCGTCATGGTCGACGGCGAGAACGTGCTGCCGATGGCCACCAGCCAGGATCACAAGCGCGTCGGCGATGGCGACAGCGGCCCCAACACCGGCGGCATGGGTGCCTACTCCCCGGCGCCGGTGGTCACCGCCGCAGTGCACCAGCGGGTGATGGATGAAGTGATCTATCCCACCGTGCGCGGCATGGCCAGCGAAGGCAACGTCTACACCGGCTTCCTCTACGCCGGCCTGATGATCGACAAATCCGGCGCGCCGAAAGTCATCGAGTTCAACTGCCGTTTCGGCGACCCGGAAACCCAGCCGATCATGTGCCGCCTGGAATCCTCCCTGGTGCTGCTGGTCGAAGCCGCGCTGGCCAAGGCCCTGGACAAGGTGGAAGCCACCTGGGATCCGCGTCCGACCGTGGGTGTGGTGCTGGCCGCCGGCGGCTACCCCGGCGACTACGCCAAGGGCGACGTGATCGAAGGTCTGGATGAAGCTGCCCAGCTCGACGGTAAGGTGTTCCACGCCGGCACCGCGCTGAAGAACGGCCAGATCGTAACCGCCGGTGGCCGCGTGCTCTGTGCCACCGCCATCGGCGCCAGCGTCGCCGATGCCCAGCAACAGGCCTACCGCCTGGCCGAGAAGATCCGTTGGAGCGGTATGTTCCACCGCAACGACATCGGCTACCGAGCCATCGCCCGTGAGCGAGGCGAAAGCTGA
- a CDS encoding hybrid sensor histidine kinase/response regulator — MKRLWIAIGLLASVLLALPLAASATMQIGLQNWSYLVDSSARLSLDEVRAQRQQFKPLAKQSFTFPPSDHAVWLRVEIPAQSEPTWLWIFSPRVQFLDYYLLKDGHLEQNLHTGEAMPLESRPLPSRFYLMPLPNDQQARVAYVRLTSNHPLMTWFKIMDQAELVGLEKPAYLYGVLFGALLLLTLYNLIRFLYSRSASSLWLSGVNLNLGICSAANLGVFAQWLPQLGYNQSLVADLSALSAAFCVLAFGLSFVHGSHVQRSPLNRLLQINALLVAAYGLLIAVTGLFWFSSLVYLLVALSTLNLLLVSSLHWRAGYRPIRLVMVGTLVFNMGFGFFVPVLFGVEQLNPGWLVLGVFSVATLAGLILSVSLTERQREITSATLDSRTALAASSAELRAKAEFLAKISHEIRTPMNGVLGMTELLLGTPLSAKQRDYVQTIHSSGNELLTLINEILDISKLESGQIELDDVQFDLGALIEDCLDIFRAKAEQQRVELISFIQPQVPRVISGDPTRLRQALLSLLDNAFKQTDEGEILLVAALDGSNGQHRLRIAVQDSGRPLQPEERDALLNAELHSRDFLAATRLGGRLGLIIARQLVRMMGGDFGIQASNSQGSTLWLSLPLDAARLEQPETDLDSPLQGARLLVVDDNDTCRKVLVQQCNAWGLQVSAVPSGKEALALLRTKAHMREYFDAVLLDQDMPGMTGMQLAARIKEDPSLNHDILIIMLTGISNAPSKVIARNAGIKRILAKPVAGYTLKTTLADELAQRPNDTPAQAAPTLVSAPLNVPADFRILVAEDNSISTKVIRGMLGKLNLQPDTASNGEEALGAMKAKHYDLVLMDCEMPVLDGFSATEQLRAWEAREGRPRTPVVALTAHILDEHKERARAVGMDGHMSKPVELSQLRELIEHWIAERELQRQRDAQPH, encoded by the coding sequence GTGAAGCGGCTGTGGATCGCCATAGGATTACTCGCCAGCGTGCTGCTTGCCCTTCCTCTGGCAGCCAGCGCCACTATGCAGATCGGTCTGCAGAACTGGTCTTACCTGGTCGACAGCAGCGCCCGCCTGAGCCTCGACGAAGTGCGCGCGCAACGTCAGCAATTCAAGCCTCTCGCCAAACAGTCCTTCACCTTCCCACCCAGCGACCATGCCGTCTGGCTACGCGTCGAGATACCAGCGCAGAGCGAGCCGACCTGGCTGTGGATCTTCTCGCCGCGGGTGCAGTTTCTCGACTACTACCTGCTCAAGGACGGCCACCTGGAGCAGAACCTGCACACCGGCGAGGCCATGCCGCTGGAGTCGCGACCGCTGCCTTCGCGCTTCTATCTGATGCCGCTGCCCAACGACCAGCAGGCACGGGTCGCCTATGTCCGCTTGACCTCCAACCACCCGCTGATGACCTGGTTCAAGATCATGGATCAGGCCGAGCTGGTGGGGCTGGAGAAACCCGCCTACCTCTACGGCGTGCTGTTCGGCGCACTGTTGCTGCTGACCCTGTACAACCTCATTCGCTTCCTCTACAGCCGCAGCGCCAGCAGCCTGTGGCTATCGGGAGTGAACCTGAACCTGGGCATCTGTTCGGCGGCCAACCTCGGCGTATTCGCCCAGTGGCTGCCGCAACTGGGTTACAACCAGTCGCTGGTGGCCGACCTTTCCGCGCTGTCCGCCGCCTTCTGCGTGCTGGCCTTCGGCCTGTCCTTCGTACACGGCTCGCACGTTCAGCGCAGCCCACTCAACCGCCTGCTGCAGATCAATGCCCTGCTGGTGGCAGCCTATGGCCTGCTGATCGCCGTGACCGGGCTGTTCTGGTTCAGTTCGCTGGTCTACCTGCTGGTAGCCCTGAGCACCCTCAATCTGCTGCTGGTGAGCAGCCTGCACTGGCGTGCCGGCTATCGGCCGATCCGCCTGGTGATGGTGGGCACCCTGGTGTTCAACATGGGTTTCGGCTTCTTCGTGCCCGTGCTGTTCGGCGTCGAGCAGCTCAATCCCGGCTGGCTGGTACTGGGCGTATTCAGCGTAGCCACCCTGGCCGGGCTGATCCTCAGCGTGTCGCTGACCGAACGCCAGCGCGAGATCACCTCTGCCACCCTCGACAGCCGCACCGCGCTGGCCGCCAGCAGCGCCGAACTGCGCGCCAAGGCCGAGTTCCTGGCCAAGATCAGCCATGAAATACGCACCCCGATGAACGGCGTGCTGGGCATGACCGAGCTGTTGTTGGGTACGCCGTTGTCGGCCAAGCAGCGCGATTACGTGCAGACCATCCACAGCTCAGGCAACGAACTGCTCACCCTGATCAACGAGATCCTCGACATTTCCAAGTTGGAATCCGGGCAGATCGAGCTGGATGACGTGCAGTTCGACCTCGGCGCGCTGATCGAGGACTGCCTCGACATCTTCCGCGCCAAGGCCGAGCAGCAGCGCGTGGAACTGATCAGTTTCATCCAGCCGCAGGTTCCGCGCGTCATCAGCGGTGACCCCACGCGCCTGCGTCAAGCCCTGCTGAGCCTGCTGGACAACGCTTTCAAGCAGACCGACGAGGGCGAGATCCTGCTGGTGGCCGCATTGGACGGCAGCAATGGCCAGCATCGCCTGCGCATCGCCGTGCAGGACAGCGGCCGCCCCTTGCAGCCCGAAGAGCGCGATGCCCTGCTCAACGCCGAGCTGCACAGCCGCGATTTCCTCGCCGCCACCCGCCTGGGCGGTCGCCTCGGGTTGATCATCGCACGGCAACTGGTGCGCATGATGGGCGGTGATTTCGGCATCCAGGCCAGCAATAGCCAGGGCAGTACCCTGTGGCTCAGCCTGCCGCTGGACGCGGCCCGCCTGGAGCAGCCGGAAACCGATCTGGACAGCCCGCTGCAGGGCGCCCGTCTGCTGGTTGTGGACGACAACGACACCTGCCGCAAGGTGCTGGTGCAGCAATGCAATGCCTGGGGTCTGCAGGTCAGCGCCGTGCCTTCGGGCAAGGAGGCCCTGGCACTGCTGCGCACCAAGGCGCACATGCGCGAATACTTCGACGCGGTACTGCTCGACCAGGACATGCCCGGCATGACCGGCATGCAACTGGCGGCGCGGATCAAGGAAGACCCCAGCCTCAATCACGACATCCTGATCATCATGCTCACCGGCATCAGCAACGCACCGAGCAAGGTGATCGCGCGCAATGCCGGGATCAAGCGCATCCTGGCCAAGCCGGTGGCCGGCTACACGCTCAAGACCACCCTGGCCGACGAACTGGCGCAGCGTCCCAACGACACCCCTGCCCAGGCCGCACCGACCCTGGTGAGCGCCCCGCTGAACGTGCCGGCCGACTTCCGCATCCTGGTAGCCGAGGACAACAGCATCTCCACCAAGGTCATCCGTGGCATGCTGGGCAAGCTCAACCTGCAACCGGACACCGCCAGCAACGGCGAGGAAGCCCTCGGCGCGATGAAGGCCAAGCACTACGACCTGGTGCTGATGGACTGCGAAATGCCAGTGCTCGATGGCTTCTCCGCCACCGAGCAACTGCGCGCCTGGGAAGCCCGCGAAGGCCGCCCACGCACCCCGGTGGTGGCTCTGACCGCGCATATCCTCGACGAGCACAAGGAGCGCGCCCGCGCCGTGGGCATGGACGGGCACATGTCCAAGCCGGTGGAGCTGTCGCAGTTGCGCGAGCTGATCGAGCACTGGATCGCCGAGCGCGAGCTGCAACGCCAACGTGACGCGCAGCCACACTGA
- a CDS encoding DUF3426 domain-containing protein codes for MSESHVTQCPHCRTSFRVSQAQLAAAHGVVRCGACLHVFNAAEQLFGTSTPKAAVAPDKAKTSSSKPASKAKPDDTLWIHDDLDLDSLDLDEELAKLEAQEQQLSQQFLALENTPRPAPGFAASEPDEVQDETWAEALLRKETADESPRTAPTPTPVAPAPRPAIPSTPAKPEATPDEQREEPPLGLLEGDDEPEQPLSVGPATNTRGEAPRSEPNLGRDHLFELDDEPLQLDWQPQRSISWGRVFGWSLLNLLAVAGLLAQYAVYNFDELARQDRYRPWLEQLCPSIGCSLPSKVDISQIRSSNLVVRSHPEFSGALVVDAILYNRAPFAQPFPLLEMRFADLGGQLVASRRFKPSEYLAGELAGQSEMPPQTPIHISLDILDPGPRAVNYSLSFHSPE; via the coding sequence ATGAGCGAAAGCCACGTCACCCAGTGCCCCCATTGCCGAACCAGCTTCCGCGTCAGTCAGGCGCAGCTGGCTGCGGCCCATGGCGTGGTGCGCTGCGGCGCTTGCCTGCACGTGTTCAATGCTGCCGAGCAACTCTTCGGCACCTCTACGCCCAAGGCAGCCGTCGCGCCGGACAAGGCAAAGACCTCCAGCAGCAAGCCCGCCAGCAAGGCCAAGCCGGACGATACCCTGTGGATCCACGACGACCTGGATCTCGACAGTCTCGACCTCGACGAAGAGCTGGCCAAGCTGGAAGCCCAGGAGCAACAGCTTTCGCAGCAGTTCCTCGCCCTGGAAAACACGCCGCGCCCGGCACCAGGCTTCGCTGCGAGCGAGCCCGACGAGGTGCAGGATGAAACCTGGGCAGAAGCCCTGCTGCGCAAGGAAACGGCTGACGAGTCGCCCAGAACCGCGCCGACGCCCACGCCGGTAGCCCCAGCCCCGCGTCCGGCCATACCCAGCACGCCGGCCAAGCCCGAGGCTACGCCCGACGAGCAACGCGAAGAGCCGCCCCTGGGCCTGCTCGAGGGTGATGACGAGCCAGAGCAGCCGCTCAGCGTCGGCCCGGCGACCAACACGCGCGGCGAAGCGCCACGCAGCGAACCCAACCTGGGCCGCGATCACCTGTTCGAGCTGGACGACGAGCCTCTGCAACTGGACTGGCAGCCGCAACGCAGCATCTCCTGGGGCCGCGTGTTCGGCTGGAGCCTGCTCAACCTGCTCGCCGTCGCTGGCCTGCTGGCGCAGTATGCGGTCTACAACTTCGACGAGCTGGCACGCCAGGATCGCTACCGCCCCTGGCTCGAGCAACTCTGCCCGAGCATCGGCTGCAGCCTGCCGTCGAAGGTGGATATCAGCCAGATTCGCAGCAGCAATCTGGTGGTGCGCAGTCACCCGGAATTCTCCGGCGCCCTGGTGGTGGACGCTATCCTCTACAACCGCGCCCCCTTCGCCCAACCCTTCCCGCTGCTGGAAATGCGCTTCGCCGACCTGGGCGGACAACTGGTGGCCAGTCGCCGCTTCAAACCCAGCGAATACCTGGCCGGCGAGCTGGCCGGGCAGAGCGAAATGCCGCCGCAGACGCCCATCCACATCTCCCTGGACATTCTCGACCCAGGCCCACGGGCGGTGAACTACAGCCTCAGCTTCCACTCCCCGGAATAG
- the prmA gene encoding 50S ribosomal protein L11 methyltransferase yields the protein MPWLQVRLAITPEQAETYEDALLSIGAVSVTFMDAEDQPIFEPDLGTTPLWSNTHLLALFEADTDEAALIAHLQLLCGGTLPEHQLERIEDQDWERSWMDNFQPMRFGQRLWIVPSWHAAPEPDAVNLLLDPGLAFGTGTHPTTALCLEWLDGQPLEGCNVLDFGCGSGILAIAALLLGAPQAVGTDIDPQALEASRDNASRNGIDPTRFPVYLPADLPQQQADVVVANILAGPLVSLAPQITSLVKAGGRLALSGILAEQAEEVRAAYADAFALDPTAEKEGWVRISGVKR from the coding sequence ATGCCCTGGTTACAAGTCCGTCTCGCCATCACCCCCGAGCAGGCGGAGACCTACGAAGACGCCCTGCTCAGCATCGGCGCCGTGTCGGTGACCTTCATGGACGCCGAAGACCAGCCGATCTTCGAGCCGGATCTGGGCACCACCCCACTGTGGTCGAACACCCACCTGCTGGCGCTGTTCGAGGCCGACACCGACGAGGCGGCGCTGATCGCCCACCTGCAACTGCTGTGCGGCGGCACTCTGCCCGAGCATCAGCTCGAACGCATCGAGGATCAGGACTGGGAGCGTAGCTGGATGGACAACTTCCAGCCGATGCGCTTCGGCCAGCGCCTGTGGATCGTGCCGAGCTGGCACGCCGCGCCGGAGCCTGATGCAGTCAACCTGCTGCTCGACCCCGGCCTGGCCTTCGGCACCGGCACCCACCCGACCACCGCCCTGTGCCTGGAGTGGCTCGACGGCCAGCCACTCGAAGGCTGCAACGTGCTCGACTTCGGCTGTGGTTCGGGCATTCTCGCCATCGCCGCCCTGCTGCTCGGCGCACCGCAGGCCGTGGGCACCGACATCGACCCGCAGGCGCTGGAAGCCTCGCGCGACAATGCCTCGCGCAACGGCATCGACCCGACCCGCTTCCCGGTCTACCTGCCCGCCGACCTGCCCCAGCAGCAAGCCGATGTGGTTGTGGCCAATATTCTGGCCGGCCCACTGGTATCCCTGGCACCTCAGATCACCTCGCTGGTCAAAGCCGGTGGACGCCTGGCGCTCTCTGGCATTCTGGCCGAGCAGGCAGAAGAAGTGCGTGCGGCCTATGCAGACGCCTTTGCCCTCGACCCGACCGCCGAGAAGGAAGGCTGGGTGCGCATCAGCGGCGTCAAGCGCTGA
- the fis gene encoding DNA-binding transcriptional regulator Fis, giving the protein MTLMNETLVSGIAPVSDNTSLKQHLNTPSEEGQTLRGAVEKALHNYFAHLEGADVTDVYNLVLTEVEAPLLETVMNHVKGNQTKASELLGLNRGTLRKKLKQYDLL; this is encoded by the coding sequence ATGACGTTGATGAATGAGACCTTAGTGAGTGGAATTGCACCCGTGAGTGACAACACCAGCCTGAAACAGCACCTGAACACGCCGAGCGAAGAGGGCCAGACCCTGCGCGGCGCCGTGGAAAAGGCGCTGCACAACTATTTCGCCCATCTCGAGGGCGCGGACGTCACCGATGTCTACAACCTGGTACTCACCGAAGTCGAAGCACCGCTGCTGGAAACCGTCATGAATCATGTGAAAGGTAACCAGACCAAGGCCTCCGAACTGCTCGGTCTGAACCGCGGCACCCTGCGCAAGAAACTCAAGCAGTACGACCTCCTCTGA
- the purH gene encoding bifunctional phosphoribosylaminoimidazolecarboxamide formyltransferase/IMP cyclohydrolase produces the protein MTDQTTRLPVRRALISVSDKTGILEFARELAALGVEILSTGGTYKLLKDNGVAAVEVADYTGFPEMMDGRVKTLHPKIHGGILGRRALDGAVMDEHGIKPIDLVAVNLYPFEATVAKPDCDLADAIENIDIGGPTMVRSAAKNHKDVAIVVNTGDYAGILEALKAGGLTYAQRFDLALKAFEHTAAYDGMIANYLGTIDQARETLSTEGRGAFPRTFNSQFVKAQEMRYGENPHQSAAFYVEAKKGEASVSTAVQLQGKELSFNNVADTDAALECVKSFVKPACVIVKHANPCGVAVVPEDEGGIRKAYDLAYATDTESAFGGIIAFNRELDGETAQAIVERQFVEVIIAPKISAAAREVVAAKANVRLLECGEWPAERAAGWDFKRVNGGLLVQSRDIGMIKAEDLKIVTQRAPSEQEIHDLIFAWKVAKFVKSNAIVYAKNRQTVGVGAGQMSRVNSARIAAIKAEHAGLPVPGAVMASDAFFPFRDGIDNAAKAGITAVIQPGGSMRDNEVIAAADEAGIAMVFTGMRHFRH, from the coding sequence ATGACCGACCAAACCACCCGCCTTCCCGTCCGCCGCGCGCTGATCAGCGTTTCCGACAAGACCGGTATCCTCGAGTTTGCCCGCGAACTGGCCGCCCTCGGTGTCGAGATCCTCTCCACCGGCGGCACCTACAAGCTGCTCAAGGACAACGGCGTGGCTGCGGTGGAAGTCGCCGACTACACCGGTTTCCCGGAGATGATGGACGGCCGCGTGAAAACCCTGCACCCGAAGATCCACGGCGGCATCCTCGGCCGTCGCGCCCTCGACGGCGCAGTGATGGACGAGCATGGCATCAAGCCGATCGATCTGGTGGCGGTCAACCTCTATCCCTTCGAGGCCACCGTGGCCAAGCCTGACTGCGACCTGGCCGACGCCATCGAGAACATCGACATCGGCGGCCCGACCATGGTGCGTTCGGCTGCGAAGAACCACAAAGATGTGGCCATCGTGGTCAATACCGGCGACTACGCCGGCATCCTCGAAGCGCTGAAAGCTGGCGGCCTGACCTATGCCCAACGCTTCGACCTGGCCCTCAAGGCCTTCGAGCACACGGCTGCCTACGACGGCATGATCGCCAACTACCTGGGCACCATCGACCAGGCCCGTGAAACCCTGTCCACCGAAGGCCGTGGCGCCTTCCCGCGCACCTTCAACAGCCAGTTCGTCAAGGCTCAGGAAATGCGCTACGGCGAAAACCCGCACCAGAGCGCAGCGTTCTACGTGGAAGCCAAGAAGGGCGAAGCCAGCGTTTCCACCGCCGTGCAGTTGCAGGGCAAGGAACTGTCGTTCAACAACGTGGCCGACACCGACGCCGCGCTGGAGTGCGTGAAGAGCTTCGTCAAACCGGCCTGCGTCATCGTCAAGCACGCCAACCCCTGCGGCGTGGCCGTGGTACCGGAAGACGAAGGCGGCATCCGCAAGGCCTACGACCTGGCCTACGCCACCGACACCGAGTCGGCGTTCGGCGGCATCATCGCCTTCAACCGTGAGCTGGATGGCGAAACCGCCCAGGCCATCGTCGAGCGTCAGTTCGTCGAAGTGATCATCGCCCCGAAAATCTCCGCCGCCGCCCGTGAAGTGGTGGCCGCCAAGGCCAACGTGCGCCTGCTCGAATGCGGCGAGTGGCCGGCTGAGCGCGCTGCTGGCTGGGACTTCAAGCGCGTTAACGGTGGCCTGCTGGTGCAGAGCCGCGATATCGGCATGATCAAGGCAGAAGACCTGAAGATCGTCACCCAGCGCGCGCCGAGCGAGCAGGAAATTCACGACCTGATCTTCGCCTGGAAAGTGGCCAAGTTCGTCAAATCCAACGCCATCGTCTACGCCAAGAACCGCCAGACCGTGGGCGTCGGCGCCGGCCAGATGAGCCGCGTCAACTCCGCGCGTATCGCCGCGATCAAGGCCGAGCACGCCGGCCTGCCAGTACCGGGCGCGGTGATGGCCTCGGACGCCTTCTTCCCCTTCCGCGACGGCATCGACAACGCCGCCAAGGCCGGCATCACCGCGGTGATCCAGCCGGGCGGCTCGATGCGCGACAACGAAGTGATCGCGGCGGCCGACGAAGCCGGTATTGCCATGGTGTTTACCGGCATGCGCCATTTCCGTCACTAA
- a CDS encoding MarC family protein, whose product MASELFSLYLKLLVLYSPFFVLSCFIGLSRGYTLKERKRLAWKVALGVLIASVLLYLFGKHIFTLFGITIDAFRIGAGSVLFISALGMAQGKSAVQSDNVQQDVTIVPLTIPLTVGPGTIGALLLMGASHPQWEDKLVALAAILLASLTVGVVLYLSNRFERLLGDQGLQIVSRLMGLFVCALAAQIIFTGVKNYLMP is encoded by the coding sequence ATGGCGTCCGAGTTGTTCAGCCTCTACCTGAAACTGCTGGTGCTCTACAGCCCCTTCTTCGTCCTTTCCTGCTTCATCGGCCTGAGCCGTGGCTACACCCTCAAGGAGCGCAAGCGCCTGGCCTGGAAGGTGGCACTGGGGGTACTGATCGCCAGCGTGCTGCTGTACCTGTTCGGCAAGCACATCTTCACCCTGTTCGGCATCACCATCGACGCCTTCCGCATCGGTGCCGGCTCAGTGTTGTTCATCTCAGCCCTGGGCATGGCCCAGGGCAAGTCGGCGGTGCAGAGCGACAACGTGCAGCAGGACGTGACCATAGTGCCCTTGACCATCCCCCTGACCGTCGGCCCAGGCACCATCGGTGCCCTGCTGCTGATGGGCGCCAGCCACCCGCAATGGGAAGACAAGCTGGTGGCGCTGGCGGCGATCCTCCTCGCCAGCCTTACCGTCGGCGTGGTGCTGTACCTGTCCAACCGTTTCGAGCGCCTGCTCGGCGACCAGGGCCTGCAGATCGTCAGCCGTCTGATGGGCCTGTTCGTCTGCGCCCTGGCCGCGCAGATCATCTTCACCGGGGTGAAGAACTATCTGATGCCTTGA
- the dusB gene encoding tRNA dihydrouridine synthase DusB: MSAPRIGTYTLPNRLILAPMAGVTDRPFRQLCRRLGAGLVVSEMVTSDVRLWNSRKSSLRLLHSGDPEPRSVQIAGGDPQMMAEAARRNVELGAQIIDINMGCPAKKVCNKAAGSALLRDEPLVRDILAAVVGAVDVPVTLKIRTGWDRQNKNGVNVAKIAEDAGIAALSVHGRTRADLYTGEAEYDTIAAIKQAVSIPVFANGDIDSPQKARAVLDATGADALLIGRAAQGRPWIFREIEHYLRTGELLPAPTLHEVERILLEHLTALHAFYGDEMGVRIARKHVGWYLATLPGAREFRAQFNRLDDKDAQCAQVRAFLRERYEEGNEVAA, encoded by the coding sequence ATGTCGGCCCCACGCATCGGCACCTACACATTGCCCAATCGCCTGATCCTGGCCCCCATGGCCGGTGTCACCGATCGGCCCTTCCGCCAGCTATGCCGCCGCCTCGGCGCCGGTCTGGTGGTGTCGGAGATGGTCACCAGCGATGTACGCCTGTGGAACAGCCGCAAGTCCAGCCTGCGCCTGCTGCACAGTGGCGATCCCGAGCCGCGCTCGGTGCAGATCGCTGGTGGCGACCCGCAGATGATGGCCGAGGCCGCGCGCAGGAACGTCGAGCTGGGTGCACAGATCATCGACATCAACATGGGTTGCCCGGCCAAGAAGGTGTGCAACAAGGCCGCCGGCTCCGCCCTGCTGCGTGACGAGCCGCTGGTGCGCGACATCCTCGCAGCGGTGGTCGGCGCGGTGGACGTACCGGTTACCCTGAAGATCCGCACCGGCTGGGATCGGCAGAACAAGAACGGCGTGAACGTGGCGAAAATCGCCGAAGATGCCGGTATCGCCGCATTGTCGGTGCACGGCCGCACCCGCGCCGACCTGTACACCGGCGAAGCCGAGTACGACACCATCGCCGCCATCAAGCAGGCGGTATCCATTCCGGTGTTCGCCAACGGCGACATCGACTCTCCGCAAAAGGCCCGCGCCGTGCTCGACGCCACTGGCGCCGATGCCCTGCTGATCGGCCGCGCCGCTCAGGGCCGGCCGTGGATCTTCCGCGAGATCGAACACTACCTGCGCACCGGGGAACTGCTCCCGGCACCCACGCTGCACGAAGTGGAACGCATTCTGCTAGAGCACCTGACCGCCTTGCACGCCTTCTACGGCGACGAGATGGGCGTACGTATCGCCCGCAAGCATGTCGGCTGGTATCTGGCAACCCTGCCGGGCGCCAGGGAGTTTCGCGCCCAATTCAACCGTCTGGACGATAAGGACGCTCAATGCGCCCAGGTTCGCGCGTTTCTCCGCGAGCGCTATGAAGAAGGAAACGAGGTGGCCGCATGA